In the genome of Spirochaetia bacterium, one region contains:
- a CDS encoding glycosyltransferase, which yields MKVLITTDMYFPEETGVAEVIRTQARGLRKLGHDARILTISECKKSFYDTSGNVYRLRAAKLKPYKDSWLSINYIDSLIRDIIEWKPDIIHSQCEFFTMNFAKKIAAETGCKIIHTCHTDFPAYADYFIRNRKIWKTIVPNVIRYQLKTVELVITPSEKNAQMLKNFEIDKPIKILPSGIDLEKFRQRLSIDEKKQLLKKYGLSPDDFILVSICRLTKEKNVQGTITDFSHIDIPGCKLLVVGDGDYKVRLGQQVQELGLSDSVRFVGAVPSAEVWKYYQLGSLFVSSSQSETQGLTYYEACASGVPIICKRDKCLEVLLEEGQNGYYFDDWKSFVRVVEECLDDSQHLAMMQQMAVASAEKFSEENFVKKLLAIYREYIRDGAS from the coding sequence ATGAAAGTGCTGATTACGACTGATATGTATTTCCCAGAAGAAACCGGTGTTGCTGAGGTTATCAGGACACAGGCTCGAGGACTGAGAAAACTGGGACATGATGCAAGGATACTTACTATATCTGAGTGTAAGAAATCTTTTTATGATACTTCTGGCAATGTGTATCGTCTCAGAGCTGCAAAATTGAAACCCTACAAGGATTCTTGGCTTTCCATTAATTATATTGATTCGCTGATACGTGATATCATCGAATGGAAACCTGATATCATACATTCACAGTGTGAATTCTTCACTATGAATTTTGCCAAGAAGATAGCTGCTGAAACAGGGTGCAAGATCATCCATACCTGTCATACCGATTTCCCTGCTTATGCTGATTATTTCATACGGAATAGGAAAATTTGGAAGACCATAGTACCTAATGTTATCCGTTACCAGCTAAAAACCGTTGAGCTTGTCATTACGCCTTCTGAAAAGAATGCCCAGATGCTTAAGAATTTTGAAATTGACAAACCAATAAAGATATTGCCCAGCGGCATTGATTTGGAAAAATTCAGGCAACGGTTATCCATTGATGAAAAGAAGCAATTGCTGAAAAAATATGGATTGTCCCCGGATGATTTTATTCTTGTCTCCATCTGCAGGCTTACAAAGGAAAAGAATGTCCAGGGAACCATCACTGACTTTTCGCATATTGATATTCCAGGTTGCAAATTGCTTGTTGTCGGTGATGGAGATTACAAAGTACGTCTTGGACAGCAGGTACAGGAACTCGGTTTGTCCGATTCTGTACGTTTTGTTGGTGCGGTGCCATCTGCTGAAGTATGGAAATACTATCAGTTAGGTTCTCTTTTTGTCAGCTCTTCGCAATCAGAAACACAGGGGCTGACGTATTATGAAGCCTGTGCTTCTGGTGTACCTATTATATGCAAACGTGACAAATGCCTTGAAGTGTTGCTTGAAGAAGGCCAGAACGGCTACTACTTTGATGACTGGAAAAGCTTTGTGCGTGTAGTAGAAGAGTGCCTTGATGATTCTCAGCACTTGGCAATGATGCAACAGATGGCTGTTGCATCAGCGGAGAAATTCAGTGAGGAAAACTTCGTCAAGAAATTACTTGCTATTTACCGTGAATATATTCGCGATGGAGCTTCTTGA